The following proteins are co-located in the Dromiciops gliroides isolate mDroGli1 chromosome 2, mDroGli1.pri, whole genome shotgun sequence genome:
- the FANK1 gene encoding fibronectin type 3 and ankyrin repeat domains protein 1, protein MDSQPISPASKPHPPVVGKVTHHSIELYWDLDKKIHRKGPQEQWLRFSIEEEDPKVHTYGIIYTGYATKHVVEGLEPRTLYKFRLKVTDPSGECHYSPVVSVSTTREPISSEHFHRAVNVNDEDLLVRILQGGHVKVDVPNKLGFTALMVAAQKGYIRLVKILIGNGTDVNLKNGSGKDSLMLACYAGHLDVVKYLRAHGASWEARDLGGCTALHWAADGGHSNIIEWMIKDGCKIDVLDTGSGWTPLMRVSAVSGNKEVASLLIEAGADVNVKDKDGKTPLMVAVLNNHEELVQLLLENGADPSVTNEFGKGVLEMARVFDRQNVITLLEDRKRTLSLKKASFLS, encoded by the exons caatcTCTCCTGCCTCAAAACCTCACCCACCAGTGGTGGGCAAAGTGACTCATCACAGCATTGAATTATACTGGGATTTGGACAAGAAAATCCACAGAAAAGGACCTCAAGAACAGTGGTTAAGGTTTTCAATTGAAGAGGAGGACCCCAAAGTGCACACTTATGGTATCATTTATAC ggGCTACGCAACGAAGCACGTTGTGGAAGGTCTGGAGCCCAGAACACTGTATAAGTTTCGATTAAAGGTCACCGACCCCTCTGGAGAATGTCACTATAGTCCAGTTGTCTCAGTGTCAACCACCA GAGAGCCCATAAGTAGTGAGCATTTCCATCGAGCTGTAAATGTGAATGATGAAGACCTGCTTGTCCGGATACTTCAAGGAGG CCATGTTAAGGTTGATGTTCCAAATAAGCTTGGCTTCACCGCCCTGATGGTGGCTGCCCAGAAAGGCTACATACG ACTAGTGAAAATCCTCATCGGGAACGGGACTGATGTGAACCTGAAGAACGGGAGCGGGAAGGACAG TCTGATGCTTGCCTGTTATGCTGGACACCTAGATGTCGTTAAATACCTCAGAGCACATGGAGCCTCTTGGGAGGCCCGAGACCTGGGAGGCTGCACAGCCTTGCACTGGGCTGCGGATGGAGGCCACTCTAACATCATTGAATGGATGATCAAGGATGGATGCAAG ATAGACGTTTTAGACACTGGTTCGGGATGGACGCCACTGATGAGAGTATCTGCAGTATCAGGAAACAAAGAGGTGGCTTCCCTCTTGATTGAAGCTGGAGCAGACGTGAACGTGAAAGATAAAGATGGGAAGACTCCCTTAATG GTGGCCGTATTAAATAATCATGAAGAATTGGTTCAATTACTTCTTGAAAATGGAGCAGATCCAAGTGTTACGAATGAG TTTGGCAAAGGTGTACTGGAGATGGCCCGAGTGTTTGACAGACAG aatGTGATCACCTTATTAGAAGACCGGAAGAGAACTCTCAGCCTGAAGAAGGCCTCttttttgagctga